acaagtggatggctttaacaaagagaaattaatttcttcacaatatagtaggctgaaagtccaaattcagggtgtcagctccaggggaaggctttctttctctgtcggtcttctcatcaattttcccctgatagaggagcatctcaggtgcagggacaccaggtccaaagcatgagcttcgctcctgttgctgctttattaggggtgtgaggtccccaactctctgcttgcttccctttccttttcatctcttgagacataaggggtggtacagaccacaccccagggtaactgcttttacattggatgaggggtgtgacctgggtaaggataGCGTtaccatcccatcctaatcctctttaacataagatTACAATCTCAGAATGGAGGACAGTCACAAGATACAGGGAATCATAACCCAGCTAAAGTGATgcacactttttgggggggacataatttagtcCATGAGGCGTACCTAAAATTCCTCTTGcaattatgccaaaaaatatgcgGCCTGAGGAGGACCAGGGGTCAGGGCAGAAGAGCAGAAGCATAAGAACAACCCaccctggagagaaagaaggccagtcctgtgccctctGTGAACAGCAACGTTTTCACAAACAAACACGGAATTGACCATTCCACAAATTAAGTGAAGACCACCTTGGCCAGGGCAACATCCACAATGCTTTGGATAGTCTATCTGATTCAGGATCAGGGGCCTCCATGGCATCTACCTGTACCTCAGTCTCTCCACCCCAGTCCTACATATACCACGAATCCAGGACAGACTTGGTGCAGCCCAACCAGGACTCTGGAGTGTGCTCCAGGGTGAGCAACAGTGACGTGCTGCAGTTTAGAACATCTTCCCAGTGTGTCTGTGAGGCTTCCTCCTCATCCCACACCATGAGCAGCAGTGGTGGAGCTCAGAAGGAACTGGTTTCCTCCAGGGAGTGTGAAAACTAAGCTCTTTGCATGCTGAGAAGCTGCAAGAGATTcctgaccagccgagtttgcctcagattgtgagcccagcctctccctctgtcagcagcGAGGGATGGCAGGGGGCCACTGAGATTTGTTCAGTGTTATTTGCAGGATTACATGTCTTGGTTTGCCAGCTCAGCGCCACATATTTCTAACTCAGTACAAATagtaagaaggaaaaggaggagatatTGGGAATGATGTAGAATTTGGTAATGGGGGTCCATCCATTTAGCAGGACAATAAATTGAGAAATGACTCTGGACAGGCTTAAGTGATTGGAACTCAGTATTTGGAGCGCCCCCGCATCACTTTGGCAAGCTCTTGCTCTTTCTTAAGCTGCACTACATATTTTTCACGATGTAAATCCTGTCAACCATAGGCCCTGAGAAGTATTGACCTATTTTCCTACTAATTATAatgctctctctcccccaccagtACAAGCCCTTTTCCTGAGGCAGAAATGAATCCCACTAACTAAGTGATCAAGGGCAGTGGTCACTCATCAGTACATGCAAGGAAGGTAAAGTATATGGTATAAATTAGGTGGACCAAAGCATGTCTCAAAAAATCAGGAACTACAACTAGCTTGGAAGTTCTTCCCTAATGTAACCTTCTCACACTGTCAAAacacaagtttcttttttttttttttaaataacactcaGTATTTTGTATGTCCTATAGGAATTGTAATTGTGGCTGTGCCCCCAGTAATCAGGCATGGCTGCTGGGGGGTTATAGCAAAGCAATTTCTTATGGAAAATGGATTTAATCCCATGGAGCTATCTAAGCACTCTTCACGTGGGAGAgtctaaccaaattgacaactACCTGCTTCCAGTGTGTGCTAGGCCTACCAAAACCATTAATACggaaatatttgttggaaactGATACCCAGTGTTAAAAAATATAGACATGTCACTGTACAGGAGACAGAGCCAACCATGAAAAGCTGAGAAGCAAGGTCAATTTGGGCAAAATTTATTGGCATGCCACCTCCAAGGCTACTAAAGTTCTATAAATGGGTGTGCTAGAAAAATTTCTCCTAGGGTGGAGACGATAGGGCAGGTGGTCTCCCTCTGAAAACAATAAACAGGTTCAGAAAAGGATCCAATGTATAATAGAATTGATGCCTATTCTTGAAATACTTAGGCCCACTTGAAAGTCTTCCATGTTGAGTTTCGCATGGCCCAGGATCTAATTTGATGGCTAAACTCCAGATTTTTTCACAAGGAAGAAcatgtgatgtcattccacaactcgcctggtcttcggtcattagtgttcagtcagtgaatgtattcttgagatggtctctaaattcaggtgggacaagctcaaggtcatactttggctcttgtggacttggtctgattttcttcagcttcaagatgtttcagaaatagactggaggcctttctttcaagtcatCTGTGTGTGGAGTTAAACCGACAACTTTCTGGTTTGCTGTTCAGTGCATCCCAAGGGACTCCAGAGAGATCTCGATGGCCGTGTTAGTGAATCAAGTGGCTttccctattacaagctttcctTTGTCTGTCTGAACGGATGAATTTgggagtgtttgttttgttttcatgaattCTTTGCTTCATGTTTGCTGCAGCGGATCTGTAGGAATCTGAGAGCAAAGACGAGGTGGAAGTGCTTAAACCTGGAGAGGCCAAGCTGTTGTCGCTGAAGTTTACGTGGAGGAACCAGCTCCATGGAGCCCAACGAGATGATGTGGAAGATCTGCCAAGTGTGCGATGCCAACAGCTGCGAGTGGGATGTCTCCCGGGCATATGTGTTGCTGTGCACACGTGACGTGCAGGCCAAGAGGACTTTGTGCAGTGGAGGATGAAGGTATGCACACTGCCTTGATGATTGCTCAACAGGGTTCAAGTGAAGTGAATTTCGGGCACCTTTTTTAGGTGGGTTTTCCGAACATTGCCTTCAAAATTACAGAGGAGCTTAAACCTTGGAACTCCTGTTTTCTCTCAGGCAGCTGCTGCCCCCATTTTAAAGTGCAAGGTCACTGGTGATTTTTGAGACAATGTTATTGAAGGCCTCAGAGGTCcctgaaattctcttcacttttaccCCATTGAGAGTCCTCCGAGGCAGGGTGCACACCTCCATCCTCCACTGAGTGAAGTCCTGTTGTCCTGGTGTGCCATTCATACACAgcagtgtgtatttgtgtgtgagaTCCCAGTCACAGCCATTGGCATCCAACACTTGACAGATCTCCTGCAGCATCTCGTCGGGCTCCAAGGAACTGGTGATCTTCATCCTCCAGGTAAATTTGAGAGAGCGTGGTTTGGCCTGTTGAGGTTTGATCATTTGTGCAGCTTTGCTGTCCGATGctttgtggtcctttttgtcataTGTAAAACAAAGGCATCTTCTCATGAGCTTAAAGAACCTCCCAGTGGCCCGCTTCCAGCCCTGGCTGCTGACAGAGGAAGAGGCTGGACTCACAGTCTGgggcaaactcggctggtcaggTAACTCATGCACCTGCTCCTCAGAGGAAGAGGCTAGACTCACAGTCTGgggcaaactcggctggtcaggTAACTCAAGCACGTGCTCCTCATTTGCGGAGCTTAGATTTGACATTCCCTGGGTAAAACTGGTTTTCTCCGGGGCCCCGGCACTCTCGTTGATGGTGTAGGCTGAGGAGGAAGGCACAGAAACACACTGGGGTGGTGTGATGGGCTGTGGCACCTCACTGTTTCTCCCCTTGGCATACAGGTCAGAGTCCTGGTTGGGCTGTGCCCAGGCTGTGGTAGATTGCTGCCGCAGGtgggccagggccagggagaaTGATGGAGAAGTAGACACCATGGAGGTCCCCATCCCTCCCTCAGAGAGAGTGTTCAAAGCATCGCGGATGTAGTAACCAAAGGTGGGAATGGTGGGCTCGGTGTAACTACGCTGTTTGGGTTTAGGACAGACGGTAGGAGGCACTTCGTGGGATGAGGAAGGAGTGTGGCTATCGGTGCAATGGGCTTCAGCCTGGGGTTCCAGGGTGCTGGTGTGGCTGTCAATCTCATATGTGTCGTGACGCAGGATCAGATAGGTGGCGTTCGCATCACTGTAATTGTGGTTCAACAGTGAGTCATGAATGTCTTCCTGCACGTAACCCGTGTTCACCGTCACCTCAGTGTGCCAGTGGTTATCGTAGTCTGGGAGTGGCTGCACAtagagcttttgtttttcttcatggctCACCTTCATCCATGGATGTGCTAGGATGTCCTCTAACGTGGCTCTCTTTCTTGGGTCACGAATGAAAATTTTACTGAGCAGGTGTTGACACTGGCTAGACATGTGGAAGGGAACGTGATATTGTCCCTGCAGCACCTGCTCTCGCAGCTTCGTCAAGGTCTTCCCACGAAAAGGCAGAGATCCAGTTACCATGAAGTAtaggatgactcccaggctccacacatccactgggggtccgtcatacttttctccctgaagGAGTTCTGGGGCAGAATAAGGGGGAGTGCCACAGAAGGTATCCAGCTTGCTCCCTGGGGTGAATTCAGTTCCTAAACCAAAGTCTGCAAGTTTGATGTTCATTCGCTTGTCCAATAGtaggttttctgttttcagatcCCTATGAACAATACTCTTGTCGTGGCAGTACTTCACCGCTGACACTATTTGTTGGAATTTCGTTTGGGCCTCTTTTTCGCTCATGAAGCCATGATTCACTAGGTGGTAAAAGAGGTCCCTTCCACTTGCATACTCCATCACTATATAGAGGGCGTGCTCATTCTCTATGACTTCAAACAGCTTTACAATATTTGGATGATGGAGATCCTTCATAATTTCTATCTCTCTGTATAGTCTGTGGAGGTCGGAGGACGTGTGCTGGATCTTGTCAATTATTTTAATGGCTACCTCTTGGCCGGTGATGATGTGCTGGGCCAGCTTGACCTTGGCAGATGCCCCCTTGCCGATGGTTCTGAGGAGGTGGTAGCGTCCCACATGAGTTTCCTCCACAGCAGAGAAGGCTAAGTGGCTCTGCAGCATGTTGGCTATGGTGCGAAGGCGTAGCGGGCTTTGGGAtaagaggtgccctggtggtaggattaaaaacttaaaaacccaaaaccctaaaAAGTGGTGACTAAAAACTtaatgaaatatggaaaaaatgagaaaaagttaaaatataatcaaaaaggtaaaatgagaaaagaggaagtaaaattttaaaaactgataaaaataagataaattgtatatataaacaaaacaagaaatcaatgagaaagattcaaaaaaggaataaataacatgaggataagaaaaaatacaaaataaaacaataatggtaagatgataaaaaaattaacaagtacatagaaaaaaagaaaaattgaggatgtaaaggaagaataaaatgaaaaacgaATGAATgcaaatgaggaaaaacaaagagaaaataagaatagctggcgaggaaatagaaaaaccacaatttaaagagaaaataagcCAAGTTTGGTCACGATGTCTCAGGTCACTGAAGGAGCTTCCTGAGCCAGAAAGACCACAAACCTAGGTTTCCAGGGACTTATATAGGGGCTTGGAGTTCCAAAGAATTGGCTCCTTATGAGGTCACCACAAGAAATGGACCAATAAAAATGGGGGGTAATTGACTGTGCTTTTTGCTCTCAGGGattctttactcattttttttagaagaaaaatgtgtgtctgtgtgtgtgtgtgtgtgtagagcgaGAATTCCACagagcttttctttcctttttattgatcttcatgttattttttttattgtgttgcaaatatacataataaaacacgccatttcaacaatttctacatgtgcatttGTTACATTGCTTATATTCAAGCTGTGCAAGCATTTCACGGTTTATGTTCGAAATCATTCCACTACCTTTCACATAAACTCAATGATCCTAATCAAAAactcttccttccccctccctgtcacccctggtaaccactaataagctttgctTTGTGTATATTTGCTTCTGCCCTATAAGTGAGATCAGAATGCATCTCTCCTTTTCTGACTGACTGACTTTTCTCAGCTTGGTGTTTTCaggcttcatccatgttgtcgtatgcatcaagacttcatttttgggagtgtgtgtaatattccattggaaGTCCCTGGCTTGCACCAACAGTTAATTGCTCATCTACTagtttgggggttcaaacccacccagagacttctcagAAGACATTcccggtgatctccttctgaaaggtcagagccttgaaaaccctgtggagttgtgtgtacgtaccaaagtttgtgtatccattcacctgctgatggacatATTGGCTGTGTTCATCTTTTGCttcttgtgaaaagtgctgcagtgaaaagTTGTATATAGATTTCCGCTTGCGTTCCTGCCTTGCAtagtggctgttgttgttattagatgctgtcgagttgattctgactcatagtgaccctaggtacaacacaacaaaacacttcctggttctgccccatcatcaaaattgttgctgtgtttgagcccattgttgcagccactgtgtcagtctgtcttgtcaaggtcttcctctttctccctaaccctctacttcactaagtgtcttagttatctagtgctgctataagtgcaataccacaagtggatggctttaacaaagaaatttattctctcccagtctacgaggctagaagtctgaattcagggtgccaactcccagGCAATGCTTTCTATCTTTGTtgtttctgggagaaggtccttgtcatcaattattttctccctaggagcttctcagcacagtgaccctgggtccaaagaacgtgctctgctcctggcagttCTTTCGTGGTGTCATGAGGTCCCTATATCTCTCTAAtttcatttctctccttttatctcttggaagataaaaggtgatagaggtcacaccccagggaacctcCCCCTCCATCGGATCTGGGCTGTGACTTTCGTAAACGCGTTTCATCCCtttctattcaatccatgacattccaccttgttgttgttgttgttaggtgccgtcgagtcggttgtgacgcatagcgaccctacgcagaacagaacgaaacacttcccggccctgcgccatccttagaatcgttgttacgctggagctcattgttgcagccactgtgtcagtccagctccttgagggtcttcctcttttccggtgaccctgtactctgccaagcatgatatccctctccagggactgatcctccctgacaatgtgtccaaattaCGTAAGAcgcattctcgccatccttgcctcaaaggagcattctgtccgcacttcttccaggacagatttgttcattcttttggcagtccctggtatattcaatattcttcaccaacaccagaattcaaaggcgtcaattcttctttggtcttccttattcattgtccagctttcacacccgtataatgtcattgaaaataccatggtctgagccaggtgcaccttagtcttcagggtgacatcttcatCTTCAGCACTTCGAAGGGgtccttagcagcagatttgcccaatgcaatgtgtcttttgatttcttgactgctgcttgaatggctgttaattgtggatccaagtaaaatgaaatccttgacaacttcaatcttttctccgtttatcacgatgttgctcattggtccagttgtgaggatttttgttttctttatgttgaggtgtaatccatactgaaggctgtggtctttgatcttcatcagtaagtgcttcaagtcctcttcactttcagcaagcaaggttgtgtcatctgcatcacgcaggttgttaatgagccttcctccaatcctggtgccctgtttttgttcatatagtccagcttcttgtattatttgctcaacatagagattgaataggtatggtgaaagaatagaaccctgacgcacacttttcttgactttaaaccaatcagtatccccttgttccatcttaacaactgcttcttgatctatgtaaaggttcctcaagagcacaattaagcgttctggaattcccattctttgcagtgttatccatagtttgttatgatccacacagtcgaatgcctttgcatagtctataaaacacaggtaaacatccttctggtgttctctgctttcagccaggatccatctgacatcagcaatgatattcctggttccatgtcctcttctgaaaccggcctgaatttctggcagttccctgttgatatactgctgcagccgtttttgaatgatcttcggcaaaatttagCTTCCTTGTGATAtcgatactgttctataatttccacattcagttggatcaccttttttgggaataggcataaatatggatctctcttttttttgtttttccagtcagttggccaggaagctgtcttccctatttcttggcataaacgagtgagcacgtccagcgctgcatctgtttgttgaaacatctcaattgatattccatcaattcctggagcctcgttttttgccaatgccttcagagcagcttggacttcttccttcagtaccgtcggttcctgatcatatgccacctcttgaaatggttgaatatcaactaattctttttggtataatgactctgtgtattccttccatcttcttttgatgcttcctgcatcgtttaatattttccccatggaatccttcgctattgcaactcgaggtttgaaatttttcttcagttctttcaccttgagaaacgccgagtgtgttcttcccttttggttttccatctgcagctctttgcacgtgtcattataatactttgtcttctgaagaggcgctttgaaatcttctgttcagttcttttccttcatcaattcttccttttgctttagctgctcgaagttcaagagcaagtttcagagtctcctctgacatccatcttggtcttttctttctttcctgtcttttcaatgacctcttgctttcttcatggatgatgtccttgatgtcattccacaactcgtctggtctgcagttagcagtgttcaatgcgtcaaatctatttttgagatggtctctaaattcaggtaggatatagtcaaggtcatattttggctctcgtggacttgctctgagtttcttcagttttagcataaacttgcatatgagcaattgatggtctattccacacttggcccctggccttgttccgactgatgagatagagcttttccatcgtgtcttttcacagatgtagtgaatttgatttctgtgttttccatctggtgaggtccgtgtgtatagttgccgtttatgttggtgaaagaaggtatttgcaatgaagaagtcattggtcttgcaaaattctatcattcgatctctggcattgtttctatcaccaaggccatattttccaactgctgatccttcttctttgtttccaactttcgcattccaattgccagtaattctcaatgcatcttgactgcattttcgatcaatttcatactgtagcagctgataaaaatcttctctttcttcatctttggccctagtggttggtgcgtacatttgaataatagtcatattaactgatcttgctTGTGGACGTATGAAcgttatcctatcagtgacagtgttgtacttcaggataggtcttgaaacgttctttttgatgatgaatgcaacaccattcctcttcgagttgtcattcccagcatagtagagtatatgattgtccgattcaaaatggccactgctagtctatttcagctcactaatgcctaggatgtcgatgtttatgcgttccatttcatttttgatgatttccaattgtcctagattcataggtcatacattccaggttccgattattcatggatgtttgcaggtgtttcttctcattttgagttgtgccacatcagcaaatgaaggtcccgaaagctttactccatccacatcgttaaggtcgactgtactttgaggaggcagctcttccccagtcatcttttgagtgccttccaacctgaggggctcattttcaggcagtatatcagacagtgttccagtgctattcctaaggttttcactggctcatgtttttcagaagtagactctggggtccttgttcctagtctgtcttagtctggaagctcagctgaaacctgtcctccatgggcaaccctgctggtatctgaatcccggtggcatagcttccagcatcacagcaacacacaagcacccacagtacgacaaactgagagacacggGGGGTTCCAGCTGTAGACCCCCAAAATtcgtgtccttgccacatgtaaaacactttcaccccattatatcatcccaaaagtcttaactccacgTCCAGATTCTTTCCTGGGGcagaatttctcttcatctgtgaaatctagaagttttttgcttccaaagtacaagaatcgaacaggcacaaggtagaccttTCCATTAGAAATGGTAGAAATTGGAGGGAATGAGGGGATAGGGGTCATCACCAGCAATTTACATTACCTCTCAAGGGTTGAAAATAGCCCTCTGTTCTGAGAGACCATcggggcaatggccctgccctccagatgcTAAGTGCT
This DNA window, taken from Elephas maximus indicus isolate mEleMax1 chromosome 3, mEleMax1 primary haplotype, whole genome shotgun sequence, encodes the following:
- the LOC126070907 gene encoding serine/threonine-protein kinase MARK2-like produces the protein MLQSHLAFSAVEETHVGRYHLLRTIGKGASAKVKLAQHIITGQEVAIKIIDKIQHTSSDLHRLYREIEIMKDLHHPNIVKLFEVIENEHALYIVMEYASGRDLFYHLVNHGFMSEKEAQTKFQQIVSAVKYCHDKSIVHRDLKTENLLLDKRMNIKLADFGLGTEFTPGSKLDTFCGTPPYSAPELLQGEKYDGPPVDVWSLGVILYFMVTGSLPFRGKTLTKLREQVLQGQYHVPFHMSSQCQHLLSKIFIRDPRKRATLEDILAHPWMKVSHEEKQKLYVQPLPDYDNHWHTEVTVNTGYVQEDIHDSLLNHNYSDANATYLILRHDTYEIDSHTSTLEPQAEAHCTDSHTPSSSHEVPPTVCPKPKQRSYTEPTIPTFGYYIRDALNTLSEGGMGTSMVSTSPSFSLALAHLRQQSTTAWAQPNQDSDLYAKGRNSEVPQPITPPQCVSVPSSSAYTINESAGAPEKTSFTQGMSNLSSANEEHVLELPDQPSLPQTVSLASSSEEQVHELPDQPSLPQTVSPASSSVSSQGWKRATGRFFKLMRRCLCFTYDKKDHKASDSKAAQMIKPQQAKPRSLKFTWRMKITSSLEPDEMLQEICQVLDANGCDWDLTHKYTLLCMNGTPGQQDFTQWRMEVCTLPRRTLNGVKVKRISGTSEAFNNIVSKITSDLAL